A stretch of Alkalicella caledoniensis DNA encodes these proteins:
- a CDS encoding metal-dependent hydrolase: MKWSTHRAVGVVTYSGLVTHLYKPYSWGLSVILFTSAIIAYLSSTLPDIIDGGIKKDHRGYTHSFVWSVVVTAVASPFVYSICLLLGSLGIYYPITLHLFAFWIGYTSHFLADFFTKAVFGYIVAFRGKL, encoded by the coding sequence ATGAAATGGAGTACCCATAGAGCTGTCGGCGTTGTTACCTACTCAGGATTAGTGACCCATCTATACAAGCCATACTCCTGGGGTTTGAGTGTAATACTATTTACTTCTGCTATTATAGCCTACCTATCTTCAACGCTGCCAGATATCATAGATGGAGGAATTAAGAAAGACCACCGAGGCTATACCCACTCGTTTGTCTGGTCTGTGGTTGTTACTGCAGTAGCTAGTCCTTTTGTATATTCAATTTGCCTATTACTCGGCTCATTAGGAATCTACTATCCAATAACATTACACCTATTTGCCTTCTGGATAGGTTATACGTCCCACTTTCTAGCTGACTTTTTCACTAAGGCTGTTTTCGGATATATTGTTGCTTTTAGGGGAAAATTATAA
- a CDS encoding DEAD/DEAH box helicase has protein sequence MYSKPLIVHIDGTIFLNNSMDPDGRLAQTLTEFTDLIKMPEGVYTFKLTSFSLWSAAAKGYVAAEVISFLKSYSHNKLGLYLEEKINYVMNQYRRLRLCESENYLALIAKDEKIIKDILSDKSISKLLVSKGIHNTLYFKMSDKIELKQLLFKIELYAIDETNKVGRSLDINFLRTTRSGKEFTLRDYQLEAAESYLDNNASVGGGGVVIMPPRSGKTCVGLKIVESLNMTTLIITENEVSSEKWKQEIVDKMDLSENSIELYKKEPHKVAPITITDYAYITSDRKAFDLLNSYEWGLVIFDDVHRLPAKTYIETANFESKHKLALAATLERSDNQGNMVYAVVGPKWYELLPQTLRTLGYLKSIECVEVKVPLSEKDKELYLYSEKNNLGNYKLREIAAFNAMKKEALNVLINPHKRTLIASFYKDLAKKISDEYNINYIGDESDLTTRLQVVEKFNKDEINSLIYTLLGVQFEFTNIDTLISVSYRQASTNEEYLRLGKLMEIDKCSEVAKFISIISTDTVEESDYRLRRKSLINYGFRFSIFDLADLQKGGVDS, from the coding sequence ATGTATAGTAAGCCTTTGATAGTTCATATAGACGGAACGATATTTTTGAATAATAGTATGGATCCAGATGGGCGCTTGGCGCAGACGCTAACCGAATTTACAGACCTAATTAAAATGCCTGAGGGGGTTTATACTTTTAAGTTAACTTCTTTTTCATTATGGTCAGCTGCTGCTAAAGGATATGTAGCTGCAGAGGTTATATCTTTTCTGAAATCCTACAGCCACAATAAGCTTGGACTGTATTTAGAGGAAAAAATAAACTATGTAATGAACCAGTACAGGAGACTGAGATTATGTGAGTCTGAAAACTATTTAGCTTTGATTGCCAAGGATGAAAAGATAATAAAGGATATTCTAAGTGACAAAAGTATCAGCAAGCTTTTGGTTTCCAAAGGAATACATAATACTCTATATTTTAAGATGTCGGATAAGATAGAACTAAAACAACTGCTGTTTAAGATTGAGTTATATGCTATTGATGAGACAAATAAAGTTGGACGCTCCTTAGATATTAACTTTCTTAGAACTACTAGAAGCGGTAAAGAGTTTACATTAAGAGATTACCAACTAGAAGCAGCAGAAAGTTATCTAGATAACAATGCTAGTGTTGGCGGTGGTGGGGTAGTAATCATGCCTCCTAGGTCTGGGAAAACTTGCGTGGGATTAAAGATAGTAGAGAGTCTTAATATGACAACTCTAATTATTACAGAAAATGAAGTTAGTTCTGAAAAATGGAAACAGGAAATAGTTGATAAAATGGATTTAAGTGAAAATAGTATTGAGTTATACAAAAAGGAACCACATAAAGTAGCCCCTATAACAATTACAGATTACGCATATATAACTAGTGATAGAAAGGCATTCGATCTGTTGAATAGTTATGAATGGGGCTTGGTGATTTTTGACGATGTTCATCGGTTGCCTGCTAAAACGTATATTGAAACTGCCAATTTTGAATCTAAACATAAGCTTGCTCTAGCAGCAACATTGGAAAGAAGCGATAATCAAGGAAATATGGTTTATGCTGTTGTAGGGCCAAAGTGGTATGAATTACTCCCTCAGACATTAAGAACGCTTGGCTATTTAAAAAGTATAGAGTGCGTAGAAGTAAAAGTTCCTCTGTCGGAAAAAGATAAAGAACTCTACTTATATAGCGAAAAGAACAACTTGGGAAACTACAAGTTAAGAGAGATAGCGGCGTTCAACGCTATGAAAAAAGAAGCGCTAAATGTCTTAATTAACCCTCATAAACGGACCCTAATAGCATCTTTTTATAAAGATTTAGCCAAAAAAATAAGTGATGAGTATAATATAAATTATATTGGTGATGAATCGGACCTTACAACACGATTACAAGTAGTTGAGAAGTTTAACAAAGATGAAATAAACAGTTTAATTTATACGCTGTTAGGGGTGCAATTTGAATTTACTAATATAGATACATTAATCTCTGTGTCCTATCGACAAGCTTCAACTAATGAAGAGTATTTAAGGTTAGGAAAGTTGATGGAAATAGATAAATGTAGTGAAGTGGCTAAATTTATTTCAATAATTTCAACTGATACCGTAGAAGAAAGTGATTATAGGCTTAGACGTAAAAGTTTAATTAACTATGGGTTTAGATTTAGTATCTTTGATTTGGCGGATCTACAAAAAGGAGGGGTAGATTCTTGA